AAAATGAGATAAACTAGGTTTTCTCCCATTCCACAACTCTAGAGGTGTTTTAAGGATTGACTTCGATGGCACTGCATTCAGAATGTAAGTGGCCGTCTCTATTGCATAACCCCAAAACGAGATTGGCAGTGATGAGTAGCTCATCATAGATCTCACCATATCAAGCAAAGtacgatttctcctttcagcaacaccattttgctgaggtgtaCCAGGTGCAGTGAGTTGGTATAAAATACCATGCTCTAGCAAATAATCTTTGAACTCGGTATCTAGATACTCGCCGCCTCGATCTGATCGAAGACACTTTAAAGATTTGCCTAGTTGCCTTTCGGCTTCCGCAtgaaattctttgaactttccAAAAGTCTCGGATTTTCTATGCATGAGATAAATATATCCATATCTAGAGTAATCATCAATAAAAGTGACAAAATACTCATAACCACCTCTAGCTTGTGTAGTCATAAGACCACATACATCACTATGTATAAGCTCTAGTGGTTCCTTGGCCCTATTGCCCTTTGCGGAGAAAGGTCTCTTAGACATTTTTCCTTCTAAACAAGATTCACAAACAGGAAGAGTGCCAACAGTTAGCTCTCTTAAAGGACCGTCCTTTACAAGTCTGTTTAATCTTTCTAAGGATATATGCCCCAACCTTAGGTGCCATAGATATGTTTTATCTTCATGAGAAACTTTTTGCTTTTTAGATTTGGGATGTTCTACTTTAAACATTTCGACATTAAGCAGTGGTTGTTCGTTTGGTCTTAGAATATATAGTCCATTTTCGATTGAAGCACTACAAATCATACGACCATTTCTCAAAATAACAATCTCATTATTATCAAAAGAAAGCGAATAAAATTGTTCATGCAACTTGGAAACAGAAATCAAATTTCTACGAAAACtaggaataaaataaacattgtTCAAAACCAAATGTCTATCATAAAATCTAAGTTTAATAACTCCCACTGCTCTTGCCGAAACTAATGCACCATTGCCAACTCTCATCGTGAAGGACCCATCAGCAAGCTCTTCATAAGAACTAAGTAGCTGCAAAGAACAACAAACATGATTAGTAGCGCCCGAATCAACTATCCATATAGAAGAATCAATGGTTACTAAACAAGATTCTAGAACAAGTAAATCATATTTAcctttcttcttttcttttagGTCAGCGAGATACTTGGGACAGTTTCTTTTCCAATGACCATCGATCCCACAGTGAAAACATTTTCCTTTGGGCTTTGCAGTGTCACCCTTCTTTTTGCCATTGGAACCATTCCAATTCTTTTGCTTTTTAGGAGCTCCCTTTCCTTTCCCcttatttttccttttcaaaCTAGCTTTGGAGGAAGGTGACTTAACCTTGACAACATTTGCCTCACCTTCTTGGACTTTTCCAATGGAAATAGCCTCAAAGGTTTGCAACTCGTTGAGCAATTGTGTCATGTTATAATTAAGTTTGTTCATGACATAGTTGCTCTTGAATTGCAGGAAAGTCAGTGGCAATGATTCCAAAATTATGCTCACTTGTGTGCCTTCATCTATGGTCGCACCATGAGTCTCAGCTTCAGTGAAGTAGTTAACCATGTTCAAAACATGCGCTCCAACTGATTGGCCTTTTTTCATCTTAGCATTCATGGCATTCTTAATGGCCTCATGCTTAGATTGACCAGATGGTTGACCAAACATAGCTTGCAGAGAATCCATTATCTCATAAGCATTCTCTACATGCTCGTGCTTAAGTCTAAGCACATCGTTCATTCCGGCTAACATGTAGCCCTTGGCTTTATTGTTTGCCGCAATCCATCGATCATATATTTCTCGTACACTACGAGCAGCATTCAAAGGGGGCTCGGGAGGACACTCCTCCGATAAGACAAATTTGAGGTTCTCACAGACGAGGGCAATGTTAATGTTACTCTTCCATTTCAAAAAGTTTTCACCAGTCAACCTTTCATTAAGTAAAGCAAGAACAGGACCAGTAGACATGATTGCTGACATTTAATGAATAAAAACGACATTTAATAAGTTGAACAAATATCACAATCATACAATCAATTTAGGAATCATAAATATGATGCATAACACATTATTATTTATTCCATCAATTCCAAGGAAATATAATCTCACATTTAATAAGTTGCCTTAGGGTCAAAAGAATTAAATGATGATTAAATCGAGACTATctctattaataaataaaacactAAGATATCTCATAtcttcaattttattattaattaccTTTAAATTTAACCTAGATGCATTTAAACTATTTAATTGCATCCATATGAGTGTGACCCACTATTTTGGATTTTAAAATACAATCCATAATTGCCTCCTTAGGGTAGGTAAATTATGAATCATACTAAAAAATCTTATCCTTTCGGAAACTAAGCCttgaattttgatttaaatGAAAACCTTCCTTAGGGAGGACGTCCTATGCGTCACTAGGCGTCATTTAAACCTCACGTTGCTTTTGTTAATAGTGGAGGTCGTAGGATTTATTGTCATATATCCTTCTCTCACtcattattataaaataattaaagtttctcaaactttcaattatttaattaaaacatcttatgatttaattattaaaagtccaaTCTTATTGGTCTCTTTGATATGATATGTGCAACATATAGAACATCATGAAATTTAAATCTAATTTAAATATGATGAGTGACATAAAAAAATGAGACTGAGATATTGTTGAAAGTTTTAATTTTCAATCGTGTCCTTCTAATCACAAGTTttgattgaaaaataaaattaacaaatcaaataaaacaattttatttaatttcaaattaattttataattcaaattgtaaaatcaatattttacacTCAACAAATTAAaacttatttttaataaattaagtCAAATTGGGCtaaacattaaaaaataataataattggttCAATTCAAAAATTGGtccaattttaaaaaaagttccgtaactttttattttattatttcattgtACTGGTCCAATTCAAAAATTGGgccagatttaaaaaaaaatctgattCAAATCTGTGCTGACCCAGTTCGAAACTGGGCTATATTTAAATATGTTGGGCCAGTTCGAAACTGGTCTACATTTAAATATGTGCTGGCCCAATTCAAAACTGGgctatatttaaaatatgttggGTCAGTTCAAAACTGATCTCGATTTAAATATGAGCTGGCCCAATTCGTAACTGGgccatatttaaaatatgttggGTCAGTTCAAAACTGATCTCGATTTAAATATGAGCTGGCCCAATTCGTAACTGGgccatatttaaaatatgttggGTCAGTTCAAAACTGATCTAGATTTAAATATGAGCTGACCCAATTCGTAACTGGgccatatttaaaatatgttggGTCAGTTCAAAACTGATCTAGATTTAAATATGAGCTGGCCCAATTCATAACTGGGccatatttaaaatcaattgcCAATTCATAAAAGGGTCACtcagatttttattaattttttttttaattgtttggCCCAACTTAAAAATTGGGCTATGAAAAATCCTAGCCCAACTGAAAAAGTACGCCTCTCTCCCTTCTCCTTCCTTGAGCAGTAGTCTGCCATGGAAGAAAAGCTTGAGAATTGTGGCTAACTTATTGTGACAGTCACAATATTTTCCATCTTTCCCGTCGCCGGAGTGTGCCTCGTCTAGTGAGAAATTTCGCTCGTGTAACCCGTGCGCGAGTAAAATCTTCTCGATCCAGCGGCCGTGAGTGGAGGTCGCACAGTCCACTGCAACGCTCACTGCTTCATCGCGACGTGAATCGAGAATGATCAGGAACAATTTCCGATCAAGACTGGAAAAATATTTGTTAGCACAAATcaacttttgaaaaaaaaattccttcCTCTATTGAAGTATACGGTAGATTTCATAAATCACACAAACCCAACAAATTAAGGACACGgccaaattattttattttaaaaaatacgtACAGTGGcctaaaaaaaatacaatacacACAATAAACTTTCAACAATTAATTCACTATCATGAATTTAAATTCACATAATTTATATTCATATGAAataaaacctggctctgataccatttgttGGAAATCATATAGCCTCCGGAACAATTCcggttaaaaaattattttcgatcAAATCGAAACACAGCGGAAGCGATTAtataatttcacaaattataatCGAACATATGAATATAAATTAACtatgaatttaaataataaaaaattactaGAAAACTAACCTCTTGTAGTTTTCCTTTTTCGCAAATCCGAGATGTGTAAAGACCACAGCCTTCCAGTACGATCCTTCGTATCAACGGTAGTGTGTGGGCACTCAAAAACACAAAAGCTAGAAAtcaaaacttttattttattctCTACTCTCTTTTCAACTCATGAAAAAGTAGAGAATGAATTgtaccatttttttttttttttagaaaagacTACTAGGATCTATTTATAATATCCAACTCAAGAGAGCCAGATCTCAATCTTATTGAGAAAAAACCATCGGCCGTATATTATGAAATCTAAGATAAGGCCAAACAAAATCCCACTTGATTTGATATCATAAATTTAAGTcttttaaaactcatttaaaagatATAAGATTTCTAGGatcttttcaaaataaattaaaatatcattctaacttatttttagatattaaataatatctataatttattcacaataaattaaagatattataatcaacttttGGATATTACCATAATAATCCAAATTTATAATTatctcataattataatttaatataattaatatctcataatcaattaTATTTATCTCCAAACTCTTGGAGTTATGGAAACATTTTTCCATATCCACACATGATTTCTAAATTGCATTTTTAATCCGTCATTAATTTGAAAGGCGTACCGGGGACCATGGACTCATAATTAGAAGCtccaataaattatataaataattaaactctttaattaatttatctaatttattaattccATAATTACTCCACTAAAAATATGGAATTGCACTCTTCTTCATTATGAAATATTTACTCTACAAAATTGAGCAGTCCATTGATA
The Primulina eburnea isolate SZY01 chromosome 5, ASM2296580v1, whole genome shotgun sequence genome window above contains:
- the LOC140831565 gene encoding uncharacterized protein — protein: MNAKMKKGQSVGAHVLNMVNYFTEAETHGATIDEGTQVSIILESLPLTFLQFKSNYVMNKLNYNMTQLLNELQTFEAISIGKVQEGEANVVKVKSPSSKASLKRKNKGKGKGAPKKQKNWNGSNGKKKGDTAKPKGKCFHCGIDGHWKRNCPKYLADLKEKKKAT